In Paludibaculum fermentans, the genomic stretch AGGGCGGTTTGCGTGGACCGCGGCGCGGCGGCGGGCGGCTCTCGCTTTGGCGGCGATGGTCCTGATCGCCGTGGCCGTGTGGGTGGTACGGCGGCCGCATCAACCTACAGCCGAGGCGCTGCTGGCGGCGGACGTGGCGCGGGTGAAGCAGAGTGCTCAGACGAAGCAGGGGCACGTCGAGGCGGTGGAGGGGTTCCGGAAGGCGACGGAGCTGGATCCGCAGTGGGCGCAGGCCTGGGCGGAGCTTTCGTACGAGTATGCGACGGCGGCCAACGCGGCGTCGCTGCCTCCGGCGCTGGCCACGAAGGAGGCGCGGCGGGCGGCGGCCGAGGCGATCCGGCTGGACAGTCATTCGAGCCGCGCATATGGGGCGCTGGGGTGGGTGCAGTCGCTGGATCTGGAGGAGTGGCCGAAGGCGGAGCAGTCGTTTCAGCGGGCCGTGGAACTGGATGCGAACGACTGGCAGATCCATTACTGGTTTGGAGTGCACCTGCGGAAGCGGGGCCGGTATCGGGATGCCGAGACGCACGACCGCCTGGCGCTGACACTGAGCCGCCAGAAGGAGCCGATGGTGTGGTGCGAGTTGGCGTTCCTCTACTGGACGTCGGGGCGGCTGGACCGCATGCAGCAGCACCTGCGCGAGCAACTGGTGGCGTTTCCGAATTTCGGGCTGACGCGGTATCTGAATGCCCGGCTGCTGAAGCACCAGGGGCGCTATGCGGAGGCTCAGGAAGAGCTCGACTTCACGGCGAAGCTGCAGTACCCGGCGGTGACGGTGATGGCGGAGCGGGCGTCGTTGGAGGCGTTTCGCGGACGGCCGGACGAGGCGCGGCGGCTGCTGGCGCGGCTGGAGGAGATCTCCAGGACGGGCTCCGTCGACGGGCTGCTGATTGCGGGCGTGTACGCGCAACTGGGCGATGCGGACCAGGCGATGGCGTGGCTGGATCGCGCTTACGAACGGCGGGATACGACGCTGCTGTCGATTGCGACGAGTCCGGTGCTGAAGCCGCTGCATGGCGATGCGCGGTTTGTGGCGCTGCTGCGGCGGCTGCACTTCGACGATCAGATCATGCAGCAGATGGGGTTCAATTCGTCCTCGGTCAGCGGCGCGGGCAGCCAGCCGAGGCGCGGCGGGCAGTCGTAGAGACGGCCGGGCGCGCGGCGGTTCCAGATGTGGC encodes the following:
- a CDS encoding protein kinase domain-containing protein, which produces MIAERWAALKQLFEQAMEMDEAERLAFVDGACAGDPSMELSLLQLLAHHDAAASVLAGPVLSMKRAAEIVGSGMRTFVPGEVVAGRFRVERFLAEGGMGEVYAAADLELGGQVALKTIRPLLTRSEEILARFKQEIQLARLVTHAHVARVYDLFRHEVELDGQRRSIVFLSMELLDGGTLAERLRREGPLKHEHALVVARQLAAALDAAHAAGVVHRDFKSGNVVLARNLDGSERAVIMDFGLSAAARPLPESPLSEWDSGRMERGAMEGTPMYMAPEQVGGAPVGPAADIYSFGIVVYEMLAGQPPFQGTTSMETAWLRMTQDAPALHGVPRRWNDAVQACLTRDPAGRPASAEAVVRRMEGRFAWTAARRRAALALAAMVLIAVAVWVVRRPHQPTAEALLAADVARVKQSAQTKQGHVEAVEGFRKATELDPQWAQAWAELSYEYATAANAASLPPALATKEARRAAAEAIRLDSHSSRAYGALGWVQSLDLEEWPKAEQSFQRAVELDANDWQIHYWFGVHLRKRGRYRDAETHDRLALTLSRQKEPMVWCELAFLYWTSGRLDRMQQHLREQLVAFPNFGLTRYLNARLLKHQGRYAEAQEELDFTAKLQYPAVTVMAERASLEAFRGRPDEARRLLARLEEISRTGSVDGLLIAGVYAQLGDADQAMAWLDRAYERRDTTLLSIATSPVLKPLHGDARFVALLRRLHFDDQIMQQMGFNSSSVSGAGSQPRRGGQS